A single genomic interval of Chryseobacterium paludis harbors:
- a CDS encoding cysteine hydrolase family protein codes for MEDKKALLIIDLQNDYFEGGANALQGSLEASVNAKKLLENFRRKSLPVIHVQHFSTRAGSTFFIPHTKGVEIHENVTPIDGEKIIVKNYPNSFHQTDLLEYLRTNEIIELVICGMMTHMCVDSTTRAAKDFDFTCTLIGDACATKDLEIQGQNVAAGEVHKSFLAALSYFYSTVKNTDEYLNEI; via the coding sequence ATGGAAGATAAAAAAGCATTACTTATCATAGACCTTCAAAATGATTATTTTGAGGGCGGTGCCAACGCTTTACAGGGAAGCCTTGAAGCGAGTGTAAATGCTAAAAAATTATTGGAGAATTTCAGGAGGAAATCACTTCCTGTTATTCATGTTCAACATTTTTCAACCAGAGCCGGCTCGACATTTTTCATCCCCCATACTAAAGGTGTCGAGATCCATGAAAATGTAACCCCAATAGATGGAGAGAAAATAATTGTTAAAAATTACCCTAACAGCTTTCATCAAACAGACTTGCTCGAGTATCTCAGAACAAATGAGATCATAGAATTGGTCATTTGCGGTATGATGACACATATGTGTGTTGATTCAACGACCAGAGCAGCAAAAGATTTTGATTTTACCTGTACGTTAATTGGTGATGCCTGTGCAACAAAAGATCTCGAGATCCAAGGGCAAAATGTCGCGGCTGGCGAAGTACACAAATCTTTCCTGGCAGCATTAAGCTACTTTTATTCTACGGTTAAAAACACGGATGAATATTTAAATGAAATTTAA
- a CDS encoding nuclear transport factor 2 family protein, whose protein sequence is MDIKNFAAQWINSWNSHDLEDILSHYADDIEITTPMIKTFTSGEDTLKGKEAVKRYWEKALEKVPDLHFELYEVTYGINSIALYYQSIMNKKAMEVMFLNEEGKVNKMFAFYTD, encoded by the coding sequence ATGGATATTAAGAACTTTGCCGCTCAGTGGATTAATTCCTGGAACTCTCATGATTTGGAGGATATACTAAGTCATTACGCTGATGATATTGAGATCACAACGCCCATGATCAAAACATTTACTTCTGGTGAGGATACGTTGAAAGGAAAAGAAGCTGTTAAAAGGTATTGGGAGAAAGCCCTGGAAAAAGTGCCGGACTTGCATTTTGAGCTTTATGAAGTAACGTACGGGATTAATTCTATTGCACTCTATTATCAATCAATCATGAATAAAAAAGCAATGGAGGTTATGTTTTTAAATGAAGAAGGGAAAGTAAATAAAATGTTTGCATTTTATACAGACTAG